In Bacillus sp. Marseille-Q1617, a genomic segment contains:
- a CDS encoding YecA family protein, with amino-acid sequence MSTVGRNEPCPCGSGKKYKKCCEKENVVNIDAMVNQELDVLQAQLYDFIATAQDPKMEEAYHEYLKKMDLMKADPDIYEMAFVSWYGATQKDLEGVRLIDRFIDKAVSTVTRPQTASVLESWRNLRVTAGTVEKVDDSTLHVEEVITGDKLVVKERFGKMEENSFFLALLLPNGDKYLPFAQYFIYPSIEKAAMELVNIRFEQGEFENLQDYLSDQYMMLADVGFVLYSAEKKKSGKKASADSEGTEIEIPEVQEQTTEQADTIEGVEIWKTPEYVEALTALKNFLSEKGEDKAESELLVSVLEKYFYTERPTIRNPKIYSGALVDMAKNIDEISIRHVQKELAEYFDVSANSISRRSKQIWESYQDTVYELLEK; translated from the coding sequence ATGAGTACAGTCGGAAGAAATGAACCGTGTCCTTGCGGGAGCGGTAAGAAATATAAGAAATGCTGTGAAAAAGAGAACGTTGTGAATATAGATGCAATGGTGAACCAGGAACTTGATGTGCTGCAGGCGCAACTGTATGACTTCATCGCTACGGCGCAGGACCCTAAAATGGAAGAAGCGTATCATGAATATCTGAAGAAAATGGACCTGATGAAGGCCGATCCGGATATTTATGAAATGGCGTTTGTCAGCTGGTACGGTGCCACACAGAAAGATTTGGAAGGAGTACGTTTGATCGACCGTTTCATCGATAAGGCGGTAAGCACGGTGACGCGCCCCCAAACGGCTTCAGTTCTGGAATCCTGGAGAAATCTCCGTGTGACAGCTGGTACGGTTGAAAAAGTGGACGACAGCACGCTTCACGTGGAAGAAGTCATCACTGGTGACAAATTGGTCGTGAAAGAGAGATTCGGCAAGATGGAAGAGAACAGTTTCTTCCTTGCGTTGCTGCTGCCGAACGGGGACAAGTATCTCCCATTTGCCCAGTATTTCATTTATCCATCGATTGAAAAAGCTGCGATGGAACTGGTGAACATTCGTTTTGAACAGGGTGAATTCGAGAACCTTCAGGACTATCTTTCAGATCAATACATGATGCTTGCTGACGTCGGGTTTGTTTTATACAGTGCGGAAAAGAAGAAATCCGGTAAGAAAGCATCAGCCGATTCAGAAGGAACCGAGATTGAAATACCAGAAGTTCAGGAGCAGACAACTGAGCAGGCTGACACAATCGAAGGCGTGGAAATCTGGAAGACCCCTGAATATGTAGAAGCACTCACTGCACTTAAAAACTTCCTTTCTGAAAAAGGTGAAGACAAAGCCGAAAGCGAATTGCTGGTCTCAGTACTGGAAAAATACTTCTACACAGAACGTCCGACGATCCGCAACCCGAAAATCTATTCAGGTGCACTCGTCGACATGGCGAAAAACATCGACGAAATCAGTATCCGCCACGTCCAAAAGGAACTGGCCGAATACTTCGACGTGTCCGCCAACAGCATCTCCAGACGAAGCAAACAAATCTGGGAAAGCTATCAGGACACAGTCTACGAACTATTAGAAAAATAA
- the secA gene encoding preprotein translocase subunit SecA, with protein sequence MLGILNKVFDANKREIKKLERIADQIEELAPEMERLSDDQIRERTERFKERYQKGEDLEDMLVEAFAVVREAARRVLGLYPYRVQLMGGASLHGGNISEMKTGEGKTLTATMPVYLNAITGKGVHVVTVNEYLASRDAEEMGQLYNFLGLTVGLNLNSMSKEEKREAYKADITYGTNNEFGFDYLRDNMVLYKDQMVQRPLHFAVIDEVDSILIDEARTPLIISGNAQRTPQLYIQANAVVRTLKKDEDFTYDEKTKGVQLTEEGITKVEKAFHIDNLFDISHVTLNHHINQALKAHQSMHRDVDYVVQEGEIVIVDSFTGRLMKGRRYSDGLHQSIEAKEGLEIQNESMTMATITFQNYFRMYEKLSGMTGTAKTEEEEFRNIYNMNVIVIPTNKPIVRDDRADLIYASMEGKFMAVVEDIKERHEKGQPVLVGTVAVETSELISKLLTKKGVRHNVLNAKNHGREAEIILEAGQRGAVTIATNMAGRGTDIKLGEGVLDLGGLAVIGTERHESRRIDNQLRGRSGRQGDPGVTQFYLSMEDELMRRFGSDNMKTMMSRLGMDDSQPIQSKMVSRAVESAQKRVEGNNFDARKQLLQYDDVLRQQREIIYKQRYDVIESENLREIVEGMIKSVIERQVAAHTANEEIDSWNLQGIVDYVNANLLPEGDITVDDLRGKEADEMMDLIWEDVKVRYDEKEEEMSAEQMREFEKVILLRAVDTKWIDHIDAMDQLRQGIHLRAYGQTDPLREYQHEGFAMFESMILAIEEDAAKYVMKAEIRNNLQRQEVAKGQAVNPKEEGGKAKKKPVRKEEEVGRNEPCPCGSGKKYKHCHGRMG encoded by the coding sequence ATGCTTGGGATTTTAAACAAAGTGTTTGATGCAAATAAAAGAGAGATCAAAAAGCTTGAGAGAATAGCTGATCAAATAGAAGAACTTGCTCCGGAAATGGAGCGCCTCTCGGATGACCAGATTCGTGAGCGAACGGAACGTTTTAAAGAGCGTTATCAAAAAGGCGAAGACCTGGAGGATATGCTTGTCGAAGCATTCGCAGTTGTGCGTGAAGCGGCGCGCCGTGTTCTTGGGCTATATCCATACCGCGTCCAGCTGATGGGGGGAGCTTCCCTTCATGGCGGTAACATTTCCGAGATGAAAACAGGTGAGGGTAAAACCCTGACGGCAACGATGCCGGTTTACCTCAACGCGATCACCGGAAAAGGCGTACACGTCGTTACGGTCAACGAATACCTTGCCAGCCGTGACGCCGAGGAAATGGGTCAGCTTTACAATTTCCTTGGTCTGACAGTGGGTCTGAACCTGAACTCCATGTCAAAAGAGGAAAAGCGTGAAGCGTATAAAGCGGATATCACGTACGGAACGAACAACGAGTTCGGTTTCGATTATCTTCGCGACAACATGGTCCTTTACAAAGATCAAATGGTTCAGCGTCCGCTTCATTTTGCCGTCATCGATGAGGTCGACTCGATCCTGATTGACGAAGCGCGTACTCCATTGATCATTTCAGGGAACGCACAGCGCACGCCGCAGCTTTATATCCAGGCAAATGCGGTCGTCCGCACTTTGAAAAAAGACGAAGACTTCACCTATGATGAAAAAACAAAAGGTGTTCAATTAACTGAAGAAGGTATCACAAAAGTGGAGAAAGCATTCCACATTGATAACTTATTCGATATTTCACATGTAACTCTTAACCACCACATCAACCAGGCGTTGAAAGCTCACCAGAGTATGCACCGCGACGTTGATTACGTGGTTCAGGAAGGCGAAATCGTCATCGTCGACTCCTTCACGGGACGCCTGATGAAAGGCCGCCGTTACAGTGACGGTCTTCACCAGTCCATCGAGGCAAAAGAAGGTCTCGAGATCCAGAACGAGAGCATGACGATGGCAACAATCACATTCCAGAACTACTTCCGTATGTACGAAAAGCTTTCCGGTATGACCGGTACGGCGAAGACGGAAGAAGAGGAATTCCGCAACATCTACAATATGAACGTCATCGTGATCCCGACGAATAAACCGATCGTCCGTGATGACCGTGCCGATCTGATTTATGCTTCCATGGAAGGTAAATTCATGGCGGTTGTCGAGGATATCAAGGAACGTCATGAAAAAGGACAGCCTGTTCTTGTCGGGACAGTGGCCGTTGAAACGTCAGAGTTGATCTCTAAACTTTTAACGAAAAAAGGCGTACGCCATAACGTGCTGAACGCGAAAAACCATGGCCGTGAAGCCGAAATTATTTTAGAGGCAGGCCAAAGAGGCGCGGTTACAATCGCGACGAACATGGCCGGCCGTGGTACGGACATCAAGCTTGGTGAAGGCGTACTCGATCTAGGCGGTCTTGCCGTCATCGGTACCGAGCGTCATGAATCACGCCGTATCGATAACCAGCTTCGTGGACGTTCCGGTCGTCAAGGGGACCCGGGTGTGACGCAATTCTATCTTTCAATGGAAGACGAATTGATGCGCCGCTTCGGTTCTGACAATATGAAGACGATGATGAGTCGTCTCGGTATGGATGATTCACAGCCGATCCAGAGTAAAATGGTCAGCCGTGCCGTTGAATCTGCACAGAAACGAGTGGAAGGGAACAACTTCGACGCCCGTAAGCAGCTTCTTCAATACGACGATGTCCTTCGCCAGCAGCGCGAGATCATCTACAAGCAGCGTTACGATGTCATCGAATCTGAAAACCTTCGCGAAATCGTGGAAGGCATGATCAAATCCGTCATCGAGCGCCAGGTCGCGGCTCATACGGCAAACGAGGAAATCGACAGCTGGAACCTTCAAGGAATAGTCGATTACGTGAACGCGAATCTTCTTCCTGAAGGGGATATCACAGTGGACGATCTTCGCGGAAAAGAAGCAGATGAAATGATGGATCTCATCTGGGAAGACGTGAAAGTCCGCTATGATGAAAAAGAAGAAGAGATGAGCGCAGAACAAATGCGTGAATTCGAAAAAGTCATCCTGCTTCGTGCAGTCGATACAAAGTGGATCGACCACATCGACGCAATGGACCAGCTTCGCCAAGGTATCCACCTGCGTGCATACGGTCAGACAGATCCGCTGCGCGAATACCAGCATGAAGGCTTCGCGATGTTCGAAAGCATGATTCTGGCAATCGAAGAAGACGCAGCTAAATACGTCATGAAAGCTGAAATCAGAAACAACCTTCAGCGTCAGGAAGTAGCCAAAGGCCAAGCAGTCAACCCGAAAGAAGAAGGCGGCAAAGCCAAGAAGAAACCTGTCCGCAAAGAAGAAGAAGTCGGCCGCAACGAACCATGCCCATGCGGCAGCGGCAAAAAATACAAACACTGCCACGGCAGAATGGGATAA
- the prfB gene encoding peptide chain release factor 2 (programmed frameshift) → MELAEIRSELEKTAKTLADFRGSLDLENKEARIQELDEIMVQPDFWDDQQKAQGLINEGNGLKALVNEYKALLETQENLELTLELVKEEPDEELQQDLEEELVDLMKRLSDYELQLLLSEEYDKNNAILELHPGAGGTESQDWGSMLLRMYTRWAEKRGFKVETLDYLPGDEAGIKSVTLGIKGHNAYGYLKAEKGVHRLVRISPFDSSGRRHTSFVSCEVMPEFNEEIEIDIRTEDLKVDTYRASGAGGQHINTTDSAVRITHLPTNVVVTCQSERSQIKNREAAMKMLKAKLYQKRIEEQEQELAEIRGEQKEIGWGSQIRSYVFHPYSMVKDHRTNTESGNVQGVMDGDIDPFINAYLRSKIK, encoded by the exons ATGGAACTAGCAGAAATCAGATCAGAATTAGAAAAAACAGCTAAGACATTAGCGGACTTCAGGGGGTCTCTT GACTTAGAAAACAAAGAGGCAAGAATCCAGGAACTCGACGAAATCATGGTCCAGCCAGATTTCTGGGATGACCAGCAAAAAGCACAGGGACTTATTAATGAAGGAAACGGCCTTAAAGCCCTTGTGAATGAATACAAAGCGCTGCTTGAAACGCAGGAAAACCTTGAGCTGACGCTCGAGCTTGTAAAAGAAGAGCCGGATGAGGAACTGCAGCAGGATCTTGAAGAAGAACTGGTCGACCTGATGAAACGCCTGAGCGACTACGAACTTCAGCTGCTGCTAAGTGAAGAATACGACAAAAACAACGCCATCCTTGAGCTTCACCCGGGTGCGGGCGGAACCGAGTCACAGGACTGGGGTTCTATGCTGCTTCGTATGTATACGCGTTGGGCAGAGAAGAGAGGGTTTAAAGTCGAAACACTCGATTACCTTCCAGGCGATGAAGCAGGTATCAAGAGCGTCACTCTCGGAATCAAAGGCCATAACGCATATGGCTATCTGAAAGCTGAAAAAGGCGTACACCGTCTTGTACGTATTTCACCGTTCGATTCATCCGGGCGCCGTCACACCTCTTTCGTTTCCTGTGAAGTGATGCCGGAGTTCAATGAAGAAATCGAAATTGACATCCGTACTGAAGACCTTAAAGTTGACACATACCGTGCGAGCGGTGCCGGCGGTCAGCACATCAACACGACCGACTCTGCTGTCCGTATCACGCACTTGCCGACAAACGTGGTCGTCACGTGTCAATCAGAGCGTTCACAGATCAAGAACCGTGAAGCTGCGATGAAAATGCTGAAAGCGAAGCTCTATCAGAAGCGAATCGAAGAGCAGGAACAGGAACTGGCTGAAATCCGGGGAGAGCAAAAAGAAATCGGATGGGGAAGCCAAATCCGTTCTTACGTGTTCCACCCATACTCCATGGTGAAGGACCACAGAACCAACACAGAATCCGGTAACGTGCAGGGTGTAATGGACGGCGATATTGATCCGTTCATCAACGCTTACCTGCGTTCTAAAATTAAGTAA
- a CDS encoding DUF1028 domain-containing protein, with product MTYSIVGYDPEEKEWGIAVQSKFLGVGSVVPFAKAGVGAVATQSYANTAYGPQALQLMEEGKTAEEAMDIITKDDPERHLRQVGLIDAWGHGATFTGEGCYDWAGGITGKHFAAQGNILVDENTVKAMAETFESTTGSLAERLLHALDAGQEAGGDSRGMQSAALLVVKENGGYGGFNDRYIDLRVDDHSSPIKELKRIYLMHQLYFKESEPGRVVLVEGEVRDDLQNELNRLGYADEGKSLHQSLKDYLHTENFEMREQEENYIDLDVLDYMKKQGR from the coding sequence ATGACGTATTCCATAGTCGGATATGATCCTGAAGAAAAAGAATGGGGAATTGCGGTTCAGTCCAAGTTTCTTGGTGTCGGCTCGGTTGTCCCTTTTGCCAAAGCAGGTGTGGGGGCGGTAGCGACTCAGTCATACGCCAATACCGCTTACGGACCGCAGGCGCTTCAGCTGATGGAAGAAGGAAAGACAGCCGAGGAAGCAATGGACATCATTACAAAAGATGATCCGGAACGCCATCTCAGACAGGTGGGTCTCATTGATGCCTGGGGTCACGGCGCTACGTTTACCGGAGAAGGCTGCTATGACTGGGCAGGCGGAATCACAGGAAAACATTTTGCAGCCCAGGGAAATATTTTAGTAGATGAAAACACGGTGAAAGCGATGGCAGAAACCTTTGAATCTACTACCGGGAGTCTGGCAGAACGCTTGCTCCATGCATTGGACGCCGGACAGGAAGCAGGAGGCGACTCGCGGGGAATGCAGTCGGCGGCTCTTTTAGTCGTAAAAGAAAACGGGGGCTACGGAGGCTTCAATGATCGCTACATTGACCTGCGTGTTGATGACCACTCCTCTCCTATAAAAGAGCTGAAGCGAATCTATTTAATGCACCAGCTTTATTTCAAAGAGTCAGAACCTGGAAGAGTCGTGCTGGTAGAAGGCGAGGTCCGGGACGACCTGCAGAACGAGCTGAATCGTCTGGGTTATGCGGACGAAGGCAAGTCACTGCATCAATCCCTGAAGGACTACCTGCATACCGAAAACTTCGAAATGCGTGAGCAGGAAGAGAATTATATTGATTTGGATGTATTGGATTATATGAAGAAGCAAGGGCGGTAG
- a CDS encoding aminopeptidase, producing the protein MRDPRLGKLAEVLLIHSLKMKEGEKLLITGEYTTKPLVKELLRKAYDMGVIPYFEFGDQELMRIMGTHAKEEQMILMNKWNMEKYQDLDAFISISSDPNDAEMSEVPAEQWQLLMPHMKDSNDYLVQKKKWVLLNYPNPSLAQKAKMSYDTFFDYLLEVCTVDYKQMEEAQKPLKELMDRTDKVRITGEGTDLTFSIKDIPSVMCFGERNIPDGEVYTAPVKDSVNGTITYNTPTLYRGFSFDNISLTFEDGKIVKATADKTKELNDILDTDEGARFIGEFAIGVNPKIKEPMLDILFDEKISGSFHFTPGQAYEGADNGNRSSVHWDMVCIQRPEYGGGEMYFDDVLIRKDGLFVIEELKGLNPDALI; encoded by the coding sequence GTGAGAGATCCACGTTTGGGAAAATTGGCAGAGGTGCTTCTGATACATTCATTGAAAATGAAAGAAGGAGAAAAACTCCTGATCACAGGTGAGTATACAACTAAGCCGCTGGTAAAGGAGCTGCTTCGAAAAGCGTATGATATGGGGGTCATCCCGTATTTTGAATTCGGCGATCAGGAATTGATGCGCATCATGGGTACTCATGCAAAGGAAGAGCAGATGATTCTCATGAATAAATGGAATATGGAAAAGTATCAGGATCTGGATGCATTCATCAGCATATCGAGCGACCCGAATGATGCCGAAATGAGTGAGGTACCGGCAGAGCAGTGGCAGCTGCTCATGCCGCATATGAAAGATTCCAATGACTATCTTGTCCAGAAGAAGAAATGGGTCCTGTTAAACTATCCGAACCCATCTCTAGCGCAAAAAGCAAAGATGAGCTATGACACGTTCTTCGATTATCTCCTGGAAGTATGCACAGTCGACTACAAGCAGATGGAGGAGGCACAAAAGCCCCTCAAAGAGTTGATGGACCGGACGGATAAAGTCCGGATTACAGGTGAGGGGACGGATCTTACTTTTTCCATAAAAGACATTCCGTCAGTCATGTGCTTCGGCGAGCGCAATATCCCGGACGGGGAAGTGTATACGGCCCCGGTCAAGGACAGTGTGAATGGTACGATCACGTATAATACGCCGACTTTATACCGCGGTTTTTCATTTGATAATATCTCTTTGACTTTTGAAGACGGAAAGATCGTGAAGGCGACAGCTGATAAAACGAAGGAACTCAATGATATTCTTGATACCGATGAAGGTGCCCGTTTTATCGGGGAGTTCGCGATCGGTGTGAACCCGAAGATCAAAGAGCCGATGCTTGATATCTTGTTCGATGAAAAAATCAGCGGCAGCTTCCATTTCACTCCGGGACAGGCTTATGAAGGGGCAGATAACGGAAACCGTTCCAGCGTGCACTGGGATATGGTCTGCATCCAGCGTCCCGAGTATGGCGGAGGCGAAATGTACTTCGACGATGTTTTGATTCGCAAGGATGGGTTATTTGTAATAGAAGAGCTGAAAGGTTTGAACCCGGACGCTCTCATTTAA